One stretch of Clostridiales bacterium DNA includes these proteins:
- a CDS encoding 1-acyl-sn-glycerol-3-phosphate acyltransferase: MKEQKKQENWTKRRHARVFAFLRPIFGLFCKLRYRYTAAKSGLKKGPYLIISNHQTTMDPFLLSLSFKFPVYFMASDDIFNLKVSPLIRYLVAPIPKSKSASDLAAVRNVVRVIKEGGAVGIFPEGNRTISGGQWEMTDAIAKLAKLVKVPLVIYNIKGGYGTDPRWGHSIRKGRSTGSVRRIISPDELKDIPTEELFDVIKTELAVDDTLSGIAYKSRKRAEYIERALYLCPVCNNVSVISSHKHKFKCAHCGTASTYTNKLAISPPVNDYTRIYEWFEWERKEIVKMVSNGLEVCDDGILFRESVKFKRKKKLAGDRVLINKDNIIIADRKEERVYPLKDISALTMVGKKKFNFYYDGKILQVKGNKRFCAIKYVHIFDGLRRIAEPISEG, encoded by the coding sequence CGATTTTCGGATTGTTTTGTAAACTGCGCTATCGCTATACCGCCGCAAAAAGCGGTTTGAAAAAAGGTCCGTATCTTATAATATCCAATCACCAGACTACTATGGACCCGTTCCTTCTTTCGCTGTCGTTCAAGTTTCCCGTTTACTTCATGGCTTCGGACGATATATTTAATCTTAAAGTTTCGCCGCTCATTAGGTATCTCGTTGCGCCCATTCCCAAAAGCAAATCCGCAAGCGATCTGGCGGCGGTGCGAAACGTGGTGCGCGTAATTAAGGAGGGGGGAGCGGTCGGGATTTTTCCCGAGGGCAATCGCACGATTTCCGGCGGACAGTGGGAAATGACCGACGCGATCGCAAAGCTTGCCAAATTGGTTAAAGTACCGCTTGTGATCTACAATATAAAAGGCGGCTACGGCACCGACCCGCGCTGGGGACATTCAATAAGAAAAGGTCGCAGCACGGGGAGCGTGCGCAGAATAATATCGCCCGACGAGCTCAAAGATATACCGACCGAAGAATTGTTCGACGTAATCAAAACCGAGCTTGCGGTCGACGATACGCTTTCCGGTATAGCATACAAGAGCCGTAAACGCGCCGAGTATATAGAACGCGCACTGTATCTGTGCCCCGTGTGCAACAACGTTTCGGTTATTTCGTCGCATAAGCATAAATTCAAATGCGCGCATTGCGGTACGGCTTCGACCTATACGAATAAGCTTGCGATTTCTCCGCCCGTAAACGACTATACGCGCATATACGAGTGGTTCGAGTGGGAGCGCAAGGAAATCGTTAAAATGGTATCAAACGGTTTGGAAGTGTGCGACGACGGCATACTTTTCCGCGAAAGCGTTAAATTCAAAAGAAAGAAAAAGCTTGCGGGCGACCGCGTTTTGATAAATAAAGATAATATTATAATTGCCGATCGAAAGGAAGAACGCGTTTACCCTTTAAAGGATATTTCGGCTTTGACAATGGTCGGTAAAAAGAAATTCAATTTTTATTACGACGGGAAGATTTTGCAGGTCAAGGGCAATAAGCGGTTTTGCGCAATAAAATACGTGCATATTTTCGACGGGCTTAGGCGGATCGCCGAGCCGATAAGCGAGGGCTGA
- a CDS encoding carbonic anhydrase produces MQDKNLYAATALERLKDGNKVYINCATGVGDISPERRQYTSEHGQKPYAVIVSCSDSRVIPESIFSAGIGDLFVIRVAGNVIDNSQLGSIEYATEHLGCKLVVVLGHTGCGAVSAAVNENNGYVKFLTDEIKHAVGNEKDTVKASILNVKHSVEKIEKLLNKTGEFTVIGALYHTESGVVDFDIISQ; encoded by the coding sequence ATGCAAGATAAGAATTTATACGCAGCTACCGCATTGGAACGGCTAAAAGACGGCAATAAAGTCTACATAAATTGCGCGACAGGCGTCGGCGATATTTCGCCCGAAAGACGACAGTATACGAGCGAGCATGGGCAAAAGCCGTATGCCGTAATCGTGAGCTGTTCCGATTCGCGTGTTATTCCCGAAAGCATCTTCTCGGCGGGGATAGGCGATTTATTCGTTATACGCGTTGCTGGCAACGTGATAGACAATAGCCAGCTCGGTAGTATAGAATACGCGACGGAGCATCTTGGGTGTAAGCTTGTAGTCGTTCTCGGTCACACGGGTTGTGGTGCGGTAAGCGCCGCCGTAAACGAAAACAACGGGTACGTTAAGTTTCTTACAGACGAGATCAAGCACGCCGTCGGGAATGAAAAAGATACCGTTAAGGCGAGTATTCTCAACGTAAAACACAGCGTTGAAAAAATAGAAAAACTTTTGAATAAAACGGGCGAGTTTACCGTTATCGGCGCGCTCTATCACACCGAAAGCGGCGTTGTCGATTTTGATATAATATCCCAATAG
- a CDS encoding DUF3795 domain-containing protein, protein MKKLIAYCGLDCEKCDARIATLNDDNSLREKVAKLWSKLNGVEITAEMINCEGCRADGVKTPYCDSLCPIRQCALGKGCETCGDCATMDCCRTVGMVVSNNPEALSNLKGTTENK, encoded by the coding sequence ATGAAAAAACTTATTGCATATTGCGGACTTGATTGCGAAAAGTGCGACGCGCGAATTGCTACGCTTAACGACGATAATTCTTTGCGGGAAAAGGTCGCTAAGCTTTGGTCGAAGCTGAACGGGGTGGAAATCACTGCGGAAATGATCAATTGCGAGGGTTGCCGCGCCGACGGAGTAAAAACTCCATATTGCGACAGTCTTTGTCCAATAAGACAGTGCGCGCTTGGCAAAGGCTGCGAAACCTGCGGCGATTGCGCTACTATGGACTGTTGCCGGACCGTAGGAATGGTCGTATCTAACAATCCCGAAGCGCTTTCTAATCTTAAAGGAACGACGGAAAACAAATAA
- a CDS encoding helix-turn-helix transcriptional regulator: MTFGDKLAKLRRTQNYTQEQLADLLCVSRQSVSKWESDLAYPETEKIIKICELFGCSSDYLLLDAPEPNENEKSTSSQDIKISGTSLSVKERKSKKMIGGLPLWHIAKNARGIIAIGVNARGIIAVGVKSCGVVSVGVLSLGVISIGTLSLGLLFSVGLFSAALFAVGAIAAGIFSVGSISFGVFSLGAVAIGDISVGALAVGQYVAIGDHAYAPIAIAGTKAVGSTFEHVGKLTLELKEHVKVLIDETVPSLLRWAAAIVKSLLS, from the coding sequence ATGACTTTCGGCGATAAACTGGCTAAGCTGCGTAGGACGCAAAACTATACGCAAGAACAGCTTGCGGATCTTTTATGCGTTTCGCGGCAGTCGGTCAGCAAGTGGGAGAGCGATTTGGCTTATCCCGAAACGGAAAAAATAATTAAGATTTGCGAGCTGTTCGGTTGCTCGTCGGACTATTTATTATTGGACGCGCCTGAACCGAACGAGAATGAAAAATCTACTTCTTCGCAGGATATAAAGATAAGCGGTACTTCGTTATCCGTTAAGGAACGCAAAAGCAAAAAGATGATAGGCGGTTTGCCGCTGTGGCATATTGCCAAGAACGCGCGCGGAATAATAGCTATCGGCGTGAATGCGCGCGGAATTATCGCGGTAGGGGTAAAGTCCTGTGGAGTGGTGTCGGTCGGAGTTTTATCGCTCGGCGTTATTTCTATCGGCACGCTTTCGCTCGGGTTGTTGTTTTCGGTAGGGCTGTTCTCTGCGGCATTGTTCGCCGTGGGTGCGATTGCGGCGGGCATATTCTCGGTCGGCTCTATCAGTTTCGGTGTGTTCTCACTCGGCGCGGTTGCGATAGGCGATATTTCGGTAGGCGCGCTCGCAGTCGGGCAGTACGTAGCAATAGGCGACCATGCGTACGCACCGATAGCGATAGCCGGCACTAAGGCGGTGGGCAGTACGTTCGAGCACGTGGGTAAGCTGACCTTGGAACTGAAAGAGCACGTAAAAGTCTTGATCGACGAGACAGTTCCGTCGCTCTTGCGTTGGGCGGCGGCAATAGTCAAGTCGTTGCTCTCGTGA
- a CDS encoding sigma-70 family RNA polymerase sigma factor, translating into MAYDRILRAIKTFDNSKNGLAWIVRITQNEAYKLNREEVSRDESLEKYIALEEYKDTSPVVFNENERLNKYDIERAIARLDDQERTIIEYKVFMDMTFREISKEMNIPKSAVAYVLKQALKKLDKYLK; encoded by the coding sequence TTGGCATACGATAGAATTCTACGCGCTATAAAAACTTTTGATAATTCAAAAAACGGATTGGCTTGGATCGTGAGAATAACTCAAAATGAAGCGTACAAATTGAACCGTGAAGAAGTAAGTCGAGACGAGTCATTGGAGAAATACATAGCCTTAGAAGAATACAAAGATACAAGTCCTGTGGTTTTTAATGAGAATGAACGTTTAAATAAATATGATATAGAACGGGCGATAGCGCGTTTGGATGACCAAGAGCGCACAATAATAGAATATAAAGTTTTTATGGATATGACTTTCAGAGAAATATCCAAAGAAATGAATATTCCAAAAAGCGCTGTCGCTTATGTCCTAAAACAAGCCCTGAAAAAATTAGATAAATATTTAAAGTAA
- a CDS encoding radical SAM protein: MLRTFKIFDRTYELDDECLPLETNAKNNSENFSNVDSVPFSPQYVSTVTMCLHISESCNLNCKYCFKKIGGELGLDDIKRFVDCVMQVYPNADRYIIDMSGAGEPLLHKELALQIAKYCNSLSDRYLREFLPTFVTNGVLLTPDTVKELQSAGILFGVSLDGTKENHDKNRIFHNGKGSYDVVTNNIKAIEHNDYVGLAMTYTDGNLLESFLSMSKLLPTISMKPVRYTDGELDIQAVCDRYDKLVKFLLDETLSGDKKYIYSVINGDDYFGKFLKRTLLGRNVYGRCDAGIGRFFWRAIKTFIFVLRR; this comes from the coding sequence ATGCTAAGGACGTTTAAGATTTTTGATAGGACTTATGAATTAGATGATGAGTGCTTACCGCTTGAAACAAACGCAAAAAACAATTCGGAAAATTTTTCCAATGTAGATAGCGTGCCGTTTTCTCCGCAGTACGTGAGTACTGTGACAATGTGTCTGCATATCAGTGAAAGCTGCAATCTTAACTGCAAATATTGCTTTAAGAAAATCGGCGGAGAATTAGGTTTAGACGATATTAAGCGATTTGTTGATTGCGTCATGCAGGTTTATCCTAATGCGGATAGATATATCATAGATATGTCGGGTGCGGGAGAACCTCTATTACATAAAGAGTTAGCTTTACAGATAGCAAAATATTGCAATAGTTTAAGCGATAGATATTTAAGAGAGTTTCTACCGACTTTTGTCACAAACGGAGTGTTGTTGACGCCCGATACGGTTAAAGAGCTTCAATCGGCGGGAATACTGTTTGGCGTTAGTTTGGACGGAACGAAAGAAAACCACGATAAGAACAGAATTTTTCACAACGGAAAAGGAAGCTACGACGTAGTTACAAATAATATCAAGGCGATAGAACATAACGACTACGTGGGTTTGGCTATGACTTATACGGACGGCAATCTGTTGGAATCGTTTTTAAGTATGTCTAAGCTATTGCCTACGATCAGTATGAAGCCCGTTAGGTATACCGACGGAGAGTTGGATATACAAGCTGTTTGCGACAGATACGATAAACTGGTAAAATTCCTGTTAGACGAAACTTTATCGGGTGATAAGAAGTATATTTATTCCGTTATTAACGGTGATGATTATTTCGGTAAGTTTTTAAAGCGCACCCTGCTTGGCAGAAACGTCTACGGTCGTTGTGATGCGGGAATCGGGCGTTTTTTTTGGCGGGCGATAAAAACATTCATTTTTGTCCTGCGGCGGTAG
- a CDS encoding SPASM domain-containing protein, producing the protein MAGDKNIHFCPAAVGIEGGVVGDLEYGIRLRKIEEMWNSQRNNKCNGCFARGICGGECKIVSFNKYGNFNGVDPIMCEIKRHLFLLARYFVEVVKETDSQIYHWLSDTANKIESYYCRDEELIKAATFYRDKFTYTELKRIKDNNPEEFKKIYNNIQ; encoded by the coding sequence TTGGCGGGCGATAAAAACATTCATTTTTGTCCTGCGGCGGTAGGTATAGAGGGCGGAGTCGTGGGTGATTTGGAATACGGCATACGGCTGAGAAAAATAGAAGAAATGTGGAATAGTCAGAGAAATAACAAATGTAACGGTTGTTTTGCGCGCGGTATTTGCGGCGGGGAATGTAAAATAGTATCATTTAACAAATACGGGAATTTTAACGGCGTAGATCCTATTATGTGCGAGATAAAGCGCCACCTTTTTCTGCTTGCACGGTATTTTGTAGAAGTGGTCAAAGAGACCGATTCTCAAATATATCATTGGCTTTCGGATACCGCTAATAAAATAGAGAGTTATTATTGTCGGGATGAAGAACTAATAAAGGCGGCAACATTTTACAGAGATAAATTCACGTATACCGAACTGAAAAGAATTAAAGATAATAATCCCGAAGAATTCAAAAAGATTTATAATAATATTCAATAA
- a CDS encoding alpha-xylosidase: MFWRKGMLDKHLIVKTYGKADEKNIIVWQDYRVTVLGEGLFRLENNTAHIWRDNATQCVWYRNAPKQSFSVNKTDGECVISTNAVMLVLKPDRKQCHVVLGGKNIPIDNSQNLLGTCRTLDNCDGDTEEYAWKPKLLTRKVKLGNGVCSKNGVAVLDDGLSLTLDDNGKIIAERGAGSDEYIFAFGKDYRGAVRALYEITGYTPMLPRYSLGNWWSRYYPYTESEYLIVLDNFARRGIPLTVATIDMDWHYTDIDNEFGITAKGDPVFYGGTSGWTGYGWNKHLFPDYKAFLKRISDRNLKITLNVHPADGIRFFDDNYKSMATAMGKDPATEEAIRFDVTDDRFINNYFSCIHKPYEQDGVAFWWIDWQQGTKSDLDGLDPLWSLNHYHYLDNGLNNENPIILSRYAGVGSHRYPVGFSGDTHITWNTLSFLPYFTATASNIGYGWWSHDIGGHMGGKTDGELYARSVQFGVFSPINRLHSMCAKVVSKEPWAYGNGVGLIATEFLKFRHGLIPFLYTADYLSHEQGKTLVEPMYYEYPDCENAYDNSRDQYLFGGLIVAPAISPQDPDGFTRIKVWLPRGKYTDVFTKEEYDIKDENGRQMTLFRRLDSIPVLAKAGTVLPLSCDSGNSVANPQTLEVKVFSGDGAYSLYEDGENGKKHFTDFKVSQSGKTVTLDISGKGDDEVVPKNRTLRIVFENIYNGSVELFVNGKKCENAVDYADNVTVVITNYDPNKKYKIVAVDNNSELDNIKLRLTDALMRAECGNYDKDRWHKQLLAAKSEKELHEVIDKIELGDIVIAKLNENLIND, translated from the coding sequence ATGTTTTGGAGAAAAGGTATGCTCGATAAGCATCTTATAGTCAAGACCTACGGCAAGGCGGACGAGAAGAATATTATCGTATGGCAGGATTACCGCGTAACCGTTTTGGGTGAGGGGTTGTTCCGTTTGGAAAACAATACCGCGCATATTTGGCGTGATAATGCTACCCAATGCGTGTGGTATCGGAATGCGCCGAAGCAATCTTTTTCGGTAAACAAAACGGACGGCGAGTGTGTAATATCGACGAACGCCGTCATGCTCGTGTTAAAGCCCGACCGCAAGCAATGCCATGTCGTGCTCGGCGGCAAGAATATTCCCATAGACAATTCGCAAAATCTACTCGGCACGTGCCGCACGCTCGATAACTGCGACGGCGATACCGAGGAATATGCGTGGAAGCCCAAGCTTTTAACTCGTAAAGTAAAGCTCGGCAACGGCGTGTGTTCTAAGAACGGTGTGGCCGTGCTAGACGACGGCTTGTCGCTCACTCTCGACGATAATGGGAAAATAATCGCAGAGCGCGGCGCCGGTAGCGACGAATATATCTTTGCGTTTGGAAAGGACTACCGCGGCGCCGTGCGTGCGCTTTACGAAATAACGGGATACACGCCCATGCTTCCACGCTATTCGCTCGGCAATTGGTGGAGCAGGTACTATCCGTATACGGAAAGCGAATACCTGATTGTACTTGATAACTTTGCGCGGCGAGGTATTCCGCTTACAGTCGCGACTATCGATATGGATTGGCACTATACAGATATAGATAATGAGTTCGGCATTACCGCGAAGGGCGATCCTGTGTTCTACGGCGGTACGAGCGGTTGGACGGGGTACGGCTGGAATAAGCATTTGTTTCCCGATTATAAGGCGTTCTTAAAACGCATAAGCGACAGAAACTTAAAAATCACGCTCAACGTGCATCCGGCGGACGGGATACGCTTCTTTGACGATAACTATAAAAGCATGGCTACGGCTATGGGCAAAGATCCCGCTACCGAGGAAGCGATACGCTTCGACGTTACCGACGATAGGTTTATCAACAATTATTTTTCGTGCATACATAAGCCGTACGAGCAGGACGGTGTTGCGTTTTGGTGGATAGATTGGCAGCAGGGCACAAAGTCCGATTTGGATGGGCTCGATCCGTTGTGGTCGCTCAATCATTATCATTATCTCGATAACGGTTTGAACAACGAAAACCCGATCATACTTTCGCGCTATGCGGGCGTGGGATCGCATAGGTATCCCGTCGGGTTTTCGGGAGATACGCATATAACCTGGAATACGCTTTCGTTTTTGCCGTACTTTACGGCAACGGCGAGCAATATCGGTTACGGCTGGTGGTCGCACGATATAGGCGGGCACATGGGCGGAAAGACGGACGGAGAGCTTTACGCTCGCTCCGTTCAGTTCGGCGTTTTCAGTCCGATAAATAGGCTCCACAGTATGTGCGCTAAGGTTGTATCAAAAGAGCCTTGGGCTTACGGAAACGGCGTAGGACTTATCGCTACGGAGTTTTTAAAGTTTCGTCATGGGCTAATACCGTTTTTGTATACAGCCGATTATTTATCTCACGAGCAGGGCAAAACGCTCGTCGAGCCCATGTATTACGAATATCCCGATTGCGAGAACGCCTACGATAATTCGCGTGATCAGTATTTGTTCGGCGGTCTTATCGTCGCGCCCGCTATTTCACCGCAGGATCCCGACGGCTTTACTAGAATAAAAGTATGGTTGCCGCGCGGTAAGTATACCGACGTATTCACCAAGGAAGAATACGATATAAAAGACGAAAACGGCAGGCAAATGACTTTATTTCGTAGGCTGGACAGCATCCCCGTGCTTGCTAAGGCGGGGACAGTCTTGCCACTTTCTTGTGATAGCGGAAATTCGGTCGCAAACCCGCAAACGCTCGAAGTCAAGGTGTTTTCGGGCGACGGCGCGTACTCGCTGTACGAAGATGGCGAAAACGGTAAAAAGCACTTTACCGATTTTAAGGTTAGTCAGTCCGGTAAAACTGTGACCCTCGATATAAGCGGAAAAGGCGACGATGAAGTAGTTCCGAAGAACAGAACGCTCAGAATAGTTTTCGAGAATATTTATAACGGCAGCGTCGAGCTTTTCGTAAACGGTAAAAAATGCGAGAATGCCGTAGACTATGCCGATAACGTTACTGTGGTCATAACAAATTATGATCCAAATAAAAAATATAAGATAGTAGCCGTCGATAATAATTCCGAGCTTGATAATATCAAGCTGCGCTTGACAGACGCGCTTATGCGTGCGGAATGTGGAAATTACGATAAGGATCGTTGGCATAAACAGTTACTGGCGGCTAAAAGCGAAAAAGAATTGCATGAGGTTATAGACAAAATCGAGCTTGGCGATATAGTAATAGCAAAGCTTAATGAAAATCTAATAAACGACTAA